The Bubalus bubalis isolate 160015118507 breed Murrah chromosome 1, NDDB_SH_1, whole genome shotgun sequence genome includes a region encoding these proteins:
- the GUCA1C gene encoding guanylyl cyclase-activating protein 3 has protein sequence MGTDKSVAGGETAVPANETCGTENLQWNTHPVCKHCLSLTRLGLQGLKQKVSRHVDQVCNTMDKNKDGFIDLRVYCCCKSSSTRKMKQKLKWYFEQYDVIGNGSVV, from the exons ATGGGGACTGACAAATCTGTAGCGGGTGGTGAGACAGCAGTTCCTGCTAATGAGACCTGTGGTACAGAAAACTTACAATGGAATACCCATCCAGTCTGCAAACACTGCCTGAGTTTGACACGCTTGGGTCTGCAAGGTCTGAAGCAAAAAGTCAGTCGACATGTTGATCAAGTCTGTAATACCATGGACAAGAACAAG GATGGATTTATTGACTTAAGAGTTTATTGCTGCTGTAAATCCAGTAGtacaagaaaaatgaagcaaaaattaaAGTGGTATTTTGAGCAATATGATGTCATCGGAAATGGTTCTGTTGTCTAA